One segment of Hymenobacter volaticus DNA contains the following:
- a CDS encoding alpha/beta fold hydrolase yields MLLHAGLQDSRMWAQQVPVLARRHHVICLDLPGHGQSTGYDTTQAMQQVLLRVLDELQVKQVALVGISLGGACALDFALAHPERVSKLALVSTSVSGLEDRLDAQTKQVWPRITTQLVRADTAAAAEEFTRAWFDGPARRPNQVNARARRLLYQTTLTTMRAHRLSGWPRLSSQPAAPQVAKLTVPVLVMVGQQDLPFILACGQYLQQTVADQTGLVIANAGHMVNLEAPALFNRSLLAFLRP; encoded by the coding sequence GTGCTGCTGCACGCCGGGCTCCAGGATTCGCGCATGTGGGCGCAGCAAGTACCCGTGCTGGCCAGGCGCCACCACGTTATCTGCCTCGATCTGCCCGGTCACGGCCAAAGCACGGGGTACGATACCACACAAGCCATGCAGCAGGTGCTCTTACGGGTGCTCGACGAGCTGCAAGTAAAACAAGTAGCGTTGGTGGGTATTTCGCTGGGCGGTGCCTGCGCCCTGGATTTCGCCCTGGCCCATCCCGAACGAGTCAGCAAACTAGCCCTAGTTTCCACTAGTGTTTCCGGGTTGGAAGACCGCCTCGATGCGCAGACCAAGCAAGTTTGGCCCCGGATTACAACCCAGCTGGTGCGCGCCGACACGGCAGCGGCGGCAGAAGAATTTACGCGTGCCTGGTTTGACGGTCCTGCGCGGCGCCCCAACCAAGTCAATGCCCGCGCGCGGCGTTTGCTCTACCAAACAACGCTAACTACCATGCGCGCGCACCGTCTCAGCGGCTGGCCTCGCCTTTCCTCCCAGCCGGCTGCCCCGCAAGTCGCCAAGCTAACCGTCCCGGTGCTGGTGATGGTCGGCCAACAAGACCTGCCCTTTATTCTTGCTTGTGGGCAGTACCTGCAGCAGACGGTGGCCGACCAGACTGGCCTGGTGATTGCCAACGCCGGGCACATGGTCAACCTGGAAGCGCCCGCGCTTTTTAACCGGTCCCTGCTAGCATTTCTTCGCCCGTAA